Genomic segment of Salvia splendens isolate huo1 unplaced genomic scaffold, SspV2 ctg358, whole genome shotgun sequence:
ATGCGGTGGCGGGAAAGGAAGTGTGTAGATATTATTGGCCGATAATgagttttatcaatttttattttttgaatataataaatgtactttttaaaaagaataaaataatattttttaagatttaTTCTACAAAATAATGTAACTAAATTAGTCCAAGATCCTAAGTTACTAAACATGTAGCGACAAATTCAACTAGTGGATCATTACATAATTCTTCACTGAAATTGGcatatcatatactccctcacttccataatagtggagtcattttaccattttagatAGTTCTGTAGTAATggagtcatttttctttttagtaaaagtcgacacattttttctcacttactgtactctctcgtactttatttttcctttacttaacccacttaacacaatttttcttaaccTCCGTGTCGGAAAGAAATGCCTCCACTacaatggaacggagggagtagtatttgaCTAAATGTCAGTATGAGTAATAATCATATTGTTATTTATCTGAATTTTTCGATATACAGTAACGTCGGTATGAGTAATTTTTTTGGACCTGTTGCGAAATACCGAAacactccctctgtcccattcaAAATGGAGCATTTCTATTGCGGCAcatgattttatatagtgttgttttgtgagttaaatagagagaataaagtaagagagaaggaaaaagtagaaaaaatgatacttctatatttagaaatatgtcatttagagtgaaatatcctaaaaaaaaatattttacttagagtggaacggagggagtatcaacacaccaaaaatattattttgcaCCGTATATATTTGGCATGATATGAAATTTCAGTATTATCGGTAAATCATTGCCATAGTATACCATAGTTTTATGATATACAGAAAAGTAATATTCCCAATTTTTGATATATGGGTATATCTTTCCCGCTCTAGATTAAGCAATGCAGCTCGGAAGGGTAGTTTAGTCATTTTCTGATAGGCCACCAGCATATCGTTCAAAGCCCAAGGCTATTCCGTAATTTCGACATCACAGACCATGTCCACGCTCTTCACCAATGTCTTCTTCCGCCCGCCAATATAGCGCGCTGCTTATATATCATATGTATGTATATGCGcgcccacacacacacactcaccaGATATTCGCTATCTCTGCAGTTGAGCTGGTGCAGTCCCCCACCTACTTACCTCTCTCTTTCACTcgaatctctctctctcttctctctgaTCGGTTCATACGTCCCTCCATTTATCCACCACAATTCCTTGCGCACTCCTTCATTTGTTGTTCAGGAGATATAGTTCCACAATCAGAGAGGGAGAATTTTCAATTTCTCTGCTGCTACTCTTCTCTGAGTTTGTTTGTGTGCGAAACGATGCCGTTGGCGAGAGTGGAGGTGAGGAATCAGTACAGATTGGGAACTCCAGAGATGTACATTGAGGCGAACAACGATGAGCCTAAAGATATTCTCCAAGGAGTCGCCGTTGCTGGCCTCGTCGGGCTCTTACGCCAGCTCGGTGATCTCGCTGAGTAAGTGTTTTCAATTGTTTGATCCTTCATTTTCTTCACCTTTTTCAAATTGTATTATACTATCAGCCAGTGATTGTAATTTTGTTCACTAGTTTATTCTGGTAGAAATTTGTTGCTTCTTTTGCAATATTAGCTCGGAAATGAGTTTTCTATCGTGAGAATTCCTGTAGTTTTTCTGAATTTGATCCACGAATGTTGTATTCCATATATCAAGCTACTGAAGAAAAAGGAATTAGGTGTAGTAGTAAAGTTCATATCAAGCTCTGCAAATTAAACTTTGCCGTTCAATTTCTTCTTGTAAATTACATTAACGTGGTTTGAAGCAATTGAAAGTTTCTCTCCAATTACCTGCTTTTACATTTCTGACGATCCGAAAACGGTGAATCATTTATTAAATTTACATGTGCTTGCCGCTTGCCAGGGATGGGAATTGGGAAACAGAGATATAAGCGCTCAGTTTGTTACATATTCATCATCAAGGCTTATAGACAAACGCAATTTTAAACTCTGTATGTGGTAGTTTTGCAGCAGAAGTTTTTCACGGCTTGCAGGAAGAAGTGGTGGTAACATGTTCTAGAAGCCGAGAGTTGATGGCTCGTGTGCTCCGGATTGAAGCAAAAGTGGTTCCAGTTGAGAAAAATGTATTGGCACAACAGAACCACTTACACCTAGCTTATACTGCTGGTATGGTTACTAATAACGTTGTTTAACCAAATTTTCATAGTAGGGCTGCTTTTATCTTGAACTATTTCGGCATCACTTCTTTTCCATAGGTTCTTATTGAAGTATAACATTACAGGTCTCAATTGGCAAACTCCAGCTCGATATGAACAAAATCTTTTTGTATATAGTGACATGCCTCAGTTTATCTTGGATTTCTATGAAAATTGCCGTAGCCCTCCACAGTTTCACTTGCTTGACAGGTATATATACTCCTAATTCCTAAATACAGAATCGTAATCCACATATCGGCTATACAATGAAGTTTATTATTGCCTTAGGTTTGACCCTGGTGGTCCTGGATCATGCTTGAAAAGGTATTCAGATCCAACTATCTACAGCTTTGCATCAAAGGCACCTGGTGATGCAAGTAATGGGAAAGTTGAAAAGTTTAACAAGTCAGAAAAGAGTGAGGTAATAGGAGTACAAGCTATGAAGTAGTATTTCAGAACACCATGTCTCTGCTGTATATCTTTAACTGCTGTAGTTACTCTTAGAGTTGAACTTTATCTTCATCAGCAATGATTAGGAAACCTTCTTGATCTGAACTTTGAGGAAATACATCTAACTAAGCTGTGCTGAAACTTGGGCAGAAACAAAGTCCATGCCCGAGGAATGGAGAAGTATCACGCAATGCATCTTTTGCGTATCTCATTTCCAGGTACTGTATGTTTGGTGCTTGAAAGTGAAAGTTGAAATGGGAAATCAGAAGTGGAAAGCAATGGGAATTTGTGATGAAAACAATGGGATTATTCACTAAAAGTATTCATTGCACTTTTATCATGATTGAGGTGCTAAGCTTGTAATGTTTAACATTGCAGAATGCAATCACCCTCTAATGTAGGTCGCAATACTTCGCCTTGCCAACCAACAGATTATTCTGCATTAAAATCAGGCATGTGTGAACACTCAAATTCACACAAGAGAAATGAGTTAGGATGCAGTAAGGATGAAATCTGTTCAAGTTACTCCATGAAAACCAAAGAAGAAAAATCAAGAGGACTGTCAGCTCAAATGACTGGAGATTACTTGAATCCCATCAAGGCAAAAAGCATTGGTTCTCGTGTAGGAAATTCTCAAGAGAACTGTGCAATGCTTCATGGGCGAAATGAAGATCCTTGTTCATCTCCTCCACTCTCTCACATGAAAATATCGGTCCAACCAATTGGTGGCTTTGTGAATTCAAAAAAGAAGCCGAAATTCATGCGAGGCATCATTGATCATGGCAGTATAGATGCATTGCCTTCATTTCAGTTAGTTCCAGAGGTTTCCAGTACTGGGCTGAATGTTGCTTCAGACTCAGACGATGAGACATTCCGAGCAACATCACCTTCTTTATCAGATGGCTCTGAATCAAGTCCTGAGCAGTTTGAGTCCAGAATCGAGAACCAGCCATTCCAATATGAGCCAGAATTTGCAACAGCTCCTGATCTTCCTCCTCTACCTCCTGTTCAATGGTGGGTTTCAGAAAAGAGTCATGACACGATGCCTCAAATGTCCAACAACGCGTTTGATCTTATGCATGCAGCGTCTTCAAATTCTCAGCATAAGCCTGCGCCCTTGAATCATGACCAAGATTCGGAGACTGCAAATGAGCAGAAAAGCAAGGTCTagcattttaatttttaaactcCTTGTTTGTAAGTCTGGCTGAAGTTAAGTCTTGTGTTTTTTTAACATGCAGCCTTTCTATTCTGAGAAGTCAGATGCCGAAGGAGAAGCTAAAGGGGACAAGAACATAGATGAAAACAATTTCCTCAACCAAATTAGAACAAAAGTGAGCTGCTCATAGATTTTTGCATTACAATTTACAAGAAACTATAACAACCTTTGCCTCTCCTTATATGTTGTGGTTTCAGTTAATGAGTCTGAGACCAACTGAGCCATCAGGGACCTCTACTAATGTCCAAGGAATGACGATTCTTGACAAGGCAAATGCCATTCGCAAggtctctctctatctctcaacTAGTAATATCACCTTGTCTCTTCCCTAAT
This window contains:
- the LOC121789855 gene encoding protein SCAR1-like, which translates into the protein MSSSARQYSALLIYHMYVYARPHTHTHQIFAISAVELVQSPTYLPLSFTRISLSLLSDRFIRPSIYPPQFLAHSFICCSGDIVPQSERENFQFLCCYSSLSLFVCETMPLARVEVRNQYRLGTPEMYIEANNDEPKDILQGVAVAGLVGLLRQLGDLADFAAEVFHGLQEEVVVTCSRSRELMARVLRIEAKVVPVEKNVLAQQNHLHLAYTAGLNWQTPARYEQNLFVYSDMPQFILDFYENCRSPPQFHLLDRFDPGGPGSCLKRYSDPTIYSFASKAPGDASNGKVEKFNKSEKSEKQSPCPRNGEVSRNASFAYLISRMQSPSNVGRNTSPCQPTDYSALKSGMCEHSNSHKRNELGCSKDEICSSYSMKTKEEKSRGLSAQMTGDYLNPIKAKSIGSRVGNSQENCAMLHGRNEDPCSSPPLSHMKISVQPIGGFVNSKKKPKFMRGIIDHGSIDALPSFQLVPEVSSTGLNVASDSDDETFRATSPSLSDGSESSPEQFESRIENQPFQYEPEFATAPDLPPLPPVQWWVSEKSHDTMPQMSNNAFDLMHAASSNSQHKPAPLNHDQDSETANEQKSKPFYSEKSDAEGEAKGDKNIDENNFLNQIRTKLMSLRPTEPSGTSTNVQGMTILDKANAIRKAIGSDDE